CGACGGCATCGAACATGTTTTGGTAGTAGCGTTCGCGCCAGCGACGGTTGGATTCCCGGTAGGCCTTTAACTCTGGGTACCGAGCGGATAGGACATGGGCCACTTGGCGCTTGGAGGCTCGCCCGTCGCACGTTACTTCCTTCTTGATGGTGTTAGGTGCGAATTCCCAGATGGGAACTTTTGCTGTACGGACGGCCTGCTTCAGCTTCTCAACTGCCCGTACGAGGTTCTGGTTTTGTGGCATGTTCGCAAAGGAGTTTTTCTCCAGCGCGAATATGTCGGGCCGTTTCTCTTCAAGGAGTCTTTCCACGATTGAGCAGAGAAACAACGTGCGCATTTTTGCATTACCCGGTCGGCGCAACGACTTTACGCCGTAGTCTATGAGCTCAATGCCGCTGAAATGCGCGACCCCGATCTCACGAAGCCCAGGGTCAATTGCCAGAATTGTTTGTTTGGTGGTCATAGTGTCGGATGAGGTAGATAAATAATGCGCGTCGTGATTTCTTGATTTGATGTTCTGGCAACGCGAGAGCCTCTCTGTATGCACGATAGACTAAGCTGTGATTGTGCGCTGCGCAGACTTGTCGGTAGAATGGGAGTCGGGCTGAATCGCCGAATGCGCGCGCGATCTCCAAAGCAAGGGCGTCAGCTTGAGTCTTGGGAATAAACATGTCCGGTGCTTTAGGTGTCATTGCGCTTGGTTAATGAGGATTGTCTCTTCGTAAACACGTCGTGCCGTATGGCGTTGAACAGATCGTAGAACAGAATCTCGACCGGGCACTGGATGATCGCTGAAAGCCGAAGTGCGTTCTCGAGGTTCGGTACCTTGCGCCCCTTCTCCCAGTGCGACAGATGCGACGGCGTCCTGAGTCCGGCCAGCTTTGCCACTTGGCGCAATTTCAGGTTGCGCCGTCTGCGGTAGCACCGGATTTGATTCGGGATTCTGTTTTTTGTCTTTGCTGGCATTGGGTATACAGAGGTTGATTACTTGGTATCGTGAATCGTAATCGGGTTGGGAAAACCGTTCAATTGCCGAAGTCGGCAACTTGATGTGTATATGAGGGAGGAAAAGCTTGAAGAAACGCTGATTCTATGGGTCTTCCGAACAAAAGCCGAACATCGAGTGCAAAAAAACACTCCTACCGCCTATGCACTCGGAGAATGGCCGTCACTTTCCCCTGAATTGTTGCGTTCTTCACGTAGATCGGTTTCATCTTGGCGTTGGCTGGCTGTAACCGGATGCGGCCGCGCTCGCGGTAGACGCGCTTAAGCGTGGCAGTGTTGTCGTCTAGTAACACAACCGCAATATCGCCATTGGTGACCGAAGCCTGTTGCCGTACGACTACAAGGTCGCCGTCAAGAATGTGATCTTCAATCATGCTGTCACCCTTTACTCGCAGACCGTAGGCGCCGGGCCTGGCTGCTTCTTTCGGTAGTGTCACAGGGTCTTCAGGGTTTTCAATGGCCTCAATTGGCGACCCAGCTGCGATAGTCCCAACAACGGGCACGCTGACAAGATTGCCCCTATCTATGACATCCTCAACCAAAGTAATTCCCCGAGCCGATCCACTAGAGTGAATCCATCCCTTTTTCTCAAGGGTCTGCAGGTGTTCGTGGACGGTCCCGACCGCTGATTTCGTGGACTTTGCCATATCTCGCACAGACGGCATAAACCCCCGCGCTTTCAGGTAGAAGCGAAGGGTATCCAAAACACGCTTTTGCTTAGGGGTAAGCGGCTGCTCCATAGATACGAATAGTGTACCGAACAATGCCCGAACGGACAAGGTCTGGTTATCCACAAGTATTGCCGGCAACGGCAGTTCTTTCAGACTTTTCAAGCAACTGTATTTAATCCTACGCTTACACCGTGGTTCGATTAGTGTACCACTTGTATTTCACACGTCTTTATGGCAAGATGATTCGATAACTCAAACTCCTATGCAAAGAGCAATAATCTATTGCAGGGTCTCGACTGAAGAACAGGCTCAAGATGGGCATCACTCGCTTGCCGCGCAGGAATTCCTTTGTCGTAAGACGGCAGTCGATCAAGGCTTCGAGGTTGCGGCCGTATTCAAGGACCCCGGTCGCACGGCGACAAACATGCACCGGCCCGGGCTGCAAGATGCGCTTGCTCGCTGTCAAGCAGACCACTCGATAAAGGCGGTATTCGTGCAGGACACTGACAGACTAGCCAGGAACACGCAAGACCACCTGACCATCCGGGCAGTCCTTAAGAAGGCGGGCGTCCAACTCATATCGGTTTCGCAGCCTATGCTTGAAGACAGCGCTGAGGGTCACATGATCGACACTATCATTGCAAGTGTGAATCAGTTTCAGTCAGATATAACGTCTCGGAAAACGATTAAAGGTCTTGAAGAAAAAGTCCGTGGTGGCGGGTGGCCGGCACTTGCGCCACTCGGATATCGCAATGTCGGCACCGGCCAGGACAAGCAGAACCGGGTAGTCGAGGTTGACGAATCGGTCGCTCCGCTTGTCAAACGCATGTTCGAGCTATATGCCACCGGCAACTACTCGGCCCACGAACTTGGGGAAGTTATGTTTGGTCTTGGCCTACGTTCCAGGAACCACAAGAAGCTTCAGATCAGCAAAGTTCTGACTATTCTGCAGAACCCTTTCTACATCGGTGTCGTGAAGTGGGGTGGGATTTCTGCCAAGGGCACGCATAACCCCATAATCAGCGAGGGGCTATATCGTGCGGTACAGGCAGTCATGAAGGGTCATGGTGGAAATCGGAGTAGGAGACGTCGGCATGACTTCCTGCTCCGTGGATACCTGTTTTGTGGGTTTTGTGGAAGGCGCATGATCGGCGAGAAACATCCGCTGAAAAAGGCGGCTTACTACCGCTGCCACAAGCGGGGAGGGTGTCAGCCCGCGGCCAGAACTGAGCTCGTTGAGAATGACGTGTCGGCGTTGTTTGATCTTCTCACGATCGACTCAGGATTGATCAATGAGACAACCGCCGCACTTTCTAAGCGATTGTGTGCAGACAGAAAGGCTTTCGTCGAAGTCCGTACCGCACTATGCAATCAGAAGACCGCTTTGGAATCTCGACTAACGCACATTGAGCGGAAGTGGCTTGATGGTGTACTCGATGATACCGACTTTACACGGCTGAAGACACAACTCAGGGCCGACCTCGACACTGTAGAACACCGTTTGGCCGATCACGATCTTCAAAATCGAGTGAATGTCGATGAAGTTAGGGAAGTCGTATCCTTCGCGGGCTCGATTGGATTCCACTACCAGCAAGCCCCGGAATATCTGAAGCGGCTCTTGCTCAAGCTCGCCTGGGAGCGATTCGACGTGCGAAACAATGAAATTGTCGAGGCTGTTCCAACGCCGGTTTTCCGAACTTTGACCGGATCAGGCTCTGGCTTAACTAACGCACAGAAGCCCGTCCTTTTGGAACGGGCTTCTGTGCAAAGGGGTGACCATCACCCCACTCAGGCCTCAATCGAACGAGTAGTTCGATTAAGAACCGAGTGGGGTCCCAACCGGATGCCTAATCGTCCAGAGAATCGCAGGAAAGTTGCCGGGAACGGCAACTATTGCCCCGCTCAAAGTCTGTTGGAGCTTATCAAGGACGCCGGGTATTTTCAACAGGTGTTGGCTCTGTTTCGAGAGATTCAGTCCGGGTTGGGCTATACATCGAAGGCTGGTGGCGGTCCTTTGAAGAGTGCTTCTCACGATACCAAACCCATTGGTAGATTATGTCGGCAAGTTGAGTCGCCGCGGCTTTGACGATGTCATGGTCCAGAATCCCGTTACCGGAACGGGGTAGTTCTTTGGCTTCGCTTTCATTCATGCCTCAAGCATGAGGCACAACGTTCATGTTAGGAAGGGAGGAAAAGTTGCCGAGATGTTCGTATTCGGCCTAGGATCAACTCAATGAATCCACCCATTTCCTGAACTCGTCATCTTGCCCATTATCTTTGGGGTCAAGTGACCTCAGACCATCCCGTATTTCGTTCTTAATTGATTGATCGGCCGATGAGTTATAGTAATTCTGGATATCGACGAAGTTCCTCGAGAAATCACCCTCGCTGAGTTTCATCTTCGTAAGTAATCTGAACGCTAACTTGATTGCGTTGACGTCATTAGATTTTACTACCAACTCATCCAGGCAGATATCGGCGAGTTTTTCCTTTTCCTGCTTGTTGAGTTGATCAACTGCATAGCAGATAAATTCTAGAGCGAACACCTGATACTTGCTGGCACTTGGCAAAGTATCGATCCAATCGAAAATCCCTTTCACGATACTGCGCGTATTCTTCTTCGTAAGAAAATCCGCCTTAGTTGCTGCATCATAGCCGATCTTCTGGTTATTTGAATCGGGCAATTTCAAATGCGTGAGCAGCTGGTCAGCGAACTGATCTATGAGCTCCGGCTTATCAGCGCAGCGCAATCCAATGCAAGCTTCGTAGCATCCCGGCTTCTGCGCCGCAGAGTACCCAGCTGCTACCGCTAAGAGTTGCGATACTATCTTCTCTCTATCGGGGATCTCGTACTTTAACGCTTTGAAGCGACGGAATGCTTCAGTCGGGTTAGATGCAAGAATCTTCAGTAGCCACTCGGTTTTCTTCTGATCGGTTAGGCCATCATAGAACACATTGAACATCTCAGGTTCGGCAACGCTTCGCTGCTCAAGCGGAGACGTGAATGGTCCAGCGTTCAGGAGCACCTGAACGCCGCCGACTTCAGTACCACAGGACCGAATCGCTTCTGGCGTAGCTGATGTACAGAATTGCTGGATGAAACTGGCGATTGAGGGTTTCTTGGCTTCCTCAACCATTGCGTGAAGATCGAACAACAAGGCAACAGCCTGGATTCGACGCGGCCAATCCGCAAACGTGTTGGCGTTAGTGATTATCGAATCTGTGAGTTGAGAAAGGGGTGTGTCCTTGGTTGCAAGAGAACCAAAGGTCGACAGCGCCTTTCGAATGGCAAAGAATATGACGTTTCTGTCTCTTTCAACTTCTGGTGAAAGCGGGATCGGGGCCTTCAAATTGAGAAGCTCGATGAATTTTGTAACGGACAGAGTGAAGTGCTTGGCATCAAACAAGCTCTTACTGAAGGAGAGAATCATTTGCCATCGCTCTGGTATCTGCAGCTCTCCGAGTTGTCCCTCTGACTTGGGGAGACCTGCAAGATCGCGGTCTGAAATTGACTGAATGAATGCCTCGACCAATGGCTTGGAAAAAGCGGCAGACTGCGCTTTGTCGGAGGCCATGAAAAGCCGGAGTGTTTTGACATCTGAGGCAAATTGGCTAGCAAGCACTTTTTGCACCCTAGCTTGTAGTTGATCGATTAATGTGGGTACTTCCGCAAAGAGTTCGAAAGCCTCGGCAATGAAGAGGGACTTCGTTTTTCGAAGATTCTCCTCAGGAGCGATAACTTCCAACCTTTGCACCCAGCGCTCTACAACTGACTGCTGAAACTGTGAATGATGTGAGAGCATGTTCGCATAGAGGTGTCTAGGCGAAATCGTATCGATGCGCTCTTGAAACTCCGCTGACGTGAGAGTTGAGTGAAATTGGGCGTAACAAGATTGGTTTAGCGTTATTTTCCGGTCAGTGAGTATTTGAAGCAATCCGTTCAAAAAGTGCGCTTTCCCTGTGGGGTTGGTTATATTCTCAAAGTGGGTCTTTATGGCGTAGCTCAAAGCCTCTATATCATTGCCGAGCTGGTCCATCCCTTGCGCTTGCTCCTTGGCCTTGGCGATCTCGTTGTCCTCCAGCATTTCGAAAAGCCGGTCAATTCCTGGAAACTTCTTTTCCTGGTCTGAACGCCTTAACGCGTAGTATGTCCGAAGATTTGTCATTCGCACTTCGGATTTAACTTCACTCACAAACGCAAGAAACTGCTTCGCCGTATTTTCGTCTATTCCAACAGAATTCAGAGATTCTAGCTGATGTTCTTCAAGTGAGGTTGCCTTCAGATTCCTGAGTTCTGCCATGACATTCGGGTATAGGTGATTCAATAGAAGATAGAGGCAGATTTCTAAGCGATTCTTCTTTGCAAATTCTGGCTCAAAATCTTTGCCCTCTCCTTCTCGCTCACGAATCAACAGGAAGTTCGATACTAGGATATTGACAAACTGAATAATTTGTCTAGGATTGTCGCGAAACGCTTTGGTTACAAGCCACGCGATGCCTTCATCGTTTAAGTCATCGATGCCAGTGGACTTCAAACAGGATCGAGCGTAGGATTCCAATTCGCTGGAAATAAATTCGGGGATCCAGAGTACTGTATTGAAGAATTTCCGCAAGAATTCATCCGGGTCAAAGGCGCGGCTAGCCATGGCTGAGGTCCCAGCTGAGTTCTTGCCATAAACAGCAGTAATGTGTGCGCGAATGGCTTTATCGTCGCAGGGGATCAAGAACACAATCCCTTTGTTGGGTAACGTTAGATCCTTCGGTTCGAGAAACGTCTTAATGGTCGTAAGAGTTTCAAGTGCCTTCTCATGGGTGACTCGATCAAGGTTGTCAAAGATAATGAGCGTACGACTGGACTTGGATGCGACAATTATGCGTGCAAACTCGTCCTCAAATTCGTGAGGGTCTTGCAGTTTCTCGTTCGAGAACGTAGTTGTCTCGGTTCCTAAAATTTGAGTGAAGAGATTCAATAGCCAAACAATCAAGCCCCCACCAAAGATTGTGCCGATTGCGCTCGCTACGATGCCGGGTAAGCCCAGTTTCGTACCCACGATTCCGACTGCAGCTAGGACAACAAAAAGAACGATAGAGACGATAACTAACTGAGCCGTCTTTTCCTTGTTCAGTCGAAGCCGACCTTCATGATTGCGGTTTACACTGTGTTCGAGGCGGTCATTAAGCTGAAAATTGGTCTCCAGTGGGTTTCCCGGAGCTGACCTTAGCTGGCGCACTAGCTCTTTCAGAAACGATCTCCGCAGCGAGTCGCCTTCATGCTTCCAAACGTCGAAAAGGACAACGGGAATCGAACGATTTTTCAGATTGGCGGCAATCATGTTTGCGATAGTGCTTTTTCCTGACCCCCATTTGCCGAACAGACCTATAGTGAAGGGCGTTGGACAATTCTCCACCACTTGGACTAGGGTTGCAGCAATGTCGCAGTGCCCGAATAGCCCCCGTCCACCGGATTCGACACCTTGGAGAGGTTGGTCCTTAAGAAGTTGAAACGATTTCTGAGTAGAAGTATCCCGCATATGTCCTCAAAGTTAATTGATCAATCAGTGCTTCTTATCCTTCGGCGGGTTGGGATCGTTGGCTGGTGCAACGGTGTCGCTGTCGCGAATCGGACCCGAGGGCTTGTGAATCCGCACTTCTCCACCTCCGCTGTTAGCTGCAAACTGTTTCGCCATTTTCTCTGCCACTGATTGCGTGTCAGCGGTCGCGCTGGCTCGGTCTGCGCCCTCGCGCTTGACCTTCCATTGGCCAGACGCCTTGTTCTTAGTCACGTGATAGTTGGACATTGACTTGTGCCTCATAGTTTAAGTGTTGAATTATCGATTACCCTTTGCACGACGCCCAGCACTTGGAAATCTTCAGTCAGGATAATGGGCTTGTGCTTCGGATTTGATGAACGTGGTTTCAAGATGACGGCCTGCGGCTGGCGGTGGAACTCCTTGATCGTGGCCTCGCCGTCGATCAGGGCCACGACAATGTCGCCATTGCTGGCGGTCTGCTGTTGCCGAACCAGGACAAGATTCGAGTCGTGGATTCCCGCTTTGTTCATTGAGTCGCCGGTGGCTCGCAGAAGGAAGTAGCGGTGGGGCCGTTTCGCCAGTTGAACCGACACCGGAATCATTGCATCAATATTCTCCTCAGCCAGAACCGGAGCGCCGCATGGCGCGGAACCGACAAGGGGGACGTTGACCGTCTGTGTATGTGATTCGGTCTCCCGTAAGTCCTTTAGAAGGCGAATCTGGCCGCGGCCATTGCGGATAATGAACCCTTTGGACTCGAGTTTTTCGAGGATGTAGGCCGCCGCCCTAGGGGACTGATACTTCAACTGCTTCTGGAGATCTCTGACCGAGGGGGCCTGCCCCCCGTGAACGATTTGGTTTCTAAGGAACCGGAGAGCCTCCAGCTCCTTGTCTGTCAGGACGTGGGTATCCATAATATGCCGGTATTGTATAAGAGCGTATAAGAACTGTCAAGTAGAAAAGACCACCTACCCACTCTTTCCGGCTTCAACCCTGCAAATGACTTAGGAACGATTCAACTGCGGTGGCAAATTCAGGGTGGGCCGATTTAATAGCTGGCCAATCGTTCTCACCCAACACCGATAGGAGATGACGCCAATTCTCCGAACTCTGCTTTGTGGTTCCAAGCGCAGATTCTAGAGTGTCTGGGAAAGCGTGATGTCTTACTTGGGATTTCTCAATGACAGATACGATCTTCTGCGCATCAGCAGCGGAACATTGGTTGTTCCTATCAGTATCGAATATGACAAAGTAGTCAATCCTGAGTGCTTTGCACAACTTGATGTAGTCAGGAATCTGGGTTTTGCTATCGCAGTCAATAACGGATATGCTTCTTGCGTCAAATTCAATCCCCTTCTTCTCTAGCGCTACGAGAAACACCGCCTGATCATCCTGGCCTTCTGTGAGTAACGCATGACTAGAAAACAATAGTTCTTCGTTACCTTTGCGTTTGATTTTTTGCTTCATCTTATCGAAGTCAAGATTCTCGCTTGCGCCAACCTGAAATGCATGCGTGCAGATCGACGACTTTGTCAGCCGAATAATAGACTTGTAATCATTTATATCTACGAACTCCTCCGAGTGGGTAGCTAAGATGACGGTATTACCGCGGTTGGCGAGCTTCTTCAATGTCCGATGACAGTAGCGGCGAAGATGTGGATGTAGGTAAATCTCGGGTTCCTCAATGATGTAGATTGCTTGATCTCGGTTTGTCATCTGAGCGAGAGTGCTTAATGCTGCCAGACGAAAAAGGCTTAAGTACCCCTTTCCTAGCTTAGAAACTTCTATAGGCTGCAACTGAGACGATTCTTTGATCTCCAGTCTAGTGATGGTGTCAAATATCTCGTCATGAGAAGGTAGTCCGAGACTCAATTTTGTAGCCTTCGGATCGTTTAAGCCCAAATACTGACTGATATTTTGCGCCAAAGCCTCT
This is a stretch of genomic DNA from Candidatus Zixiibacteriota bacterium. It encodes these proteins:
- a CDS encoding crossover junction endodeoxyribonuclease RuvC encodes the protein MTTKQTILAIDPGLREIGVAHFSGIELIDYGVKSLRRPGNAKMRTLFLCSIVERLLEEKRPDIFALEKNSFANMPQNQNLVRAVEKLKQAVRTAKVPIWEFAPNTIKKEVTCDGRASKRQVAHVLSARYPELKAYRESNRRWRERYYQNMFDAVACGLTYLKLHDENRLQ
- a CDS encoding helix-turn-helix transcriptional regulator produces the protein MAKLAGLRTPSHLSHWEKGRKVPNLENALRLSAIIQCPVEILFYDLFNAIRHDVFTKRQSSLTKRNDT
- the lexA gene encoding transcriptional repressor LexA, producing the protein MKSLKELPLPAILVDNQTLSVRALFGTLFVSMEQPLTPKQKRVLDTLRFYLKARGFMPSVRDMAKSTKSAVGTVHEHLQTLEKKGWIHSSGSARGITLVEDVIDRGNLVSVPVVGTIAAGSPIEAIENPEDPVTLPKEAARPGAYGLRVKGDSMIEDHILDGDLVVVRQQASVTNGDIAVVLLDDNTATLKRVYRERGRIRLQPANAKMKPIYVKNATIQGKVTAILRVHRR
- a CDS encoding recombinase family protein produces the protein MQRAIIYCRVSTEEQAQDGHHSLAAQEFLCRKTAVDQGFEVAAVFKDPGRTATNMHRPGLQDALARCQADHSIKAVFVQDTDRLARNTQDHLTIRAVLKKAGVQLISVSQPMLEDSAEGHMIDTIIASVNQFQSDITSRKTIKGLEEKVRGGGWPALAPLGYRNVGTGQDKQNRVVEVDESVAPLVKRMFELYATGNYSAHELGEVMFGLGLRSRNHKKLQISKVLTILQNPFYIGVVKWGGISAKGTHNPIISEGLYRAVQAVMKGHGGNRSRRRRHDFLLRGYLFCGFCGRRMIGEKHPLKKAAYYRCHKRGGCQPAARTELVENDVSALFDLLTIDSGLINETTAALSKRLCADRKAFVEVRTALCNQKTALESRLTHIERKWLDGVLDDTDFTRLKTQLRADLDTVEHRLADHDLQNRVNVDEVREVVSFAGSIGFHYQQAPEYLKRLLLKLAWERFDVRNNEIVEAVPTPVFRTLTGSGSGLTNAQKPVLLERASVQRGDHHPTQASIERVVRLRTEWGPNRMPNRPENRRKVAGNGNYCPAQSLLELIKDAGYFQQVLALFREIQSGLGYTSKAGGGPLKSASHDTKPIGRLCRQVESPRL
- a CDS encoding DUF2188 domain-containing protein, giving the protein MSNYHVTKNKASGQWKVKREGADRASATADTQSVAEKMAKQFAANSGGGEVRIHKPSGPIRDSDTVAPANDPNPPKDKKH
- the lexA gene encoding repressor LexA, whose amino-acid sequence is MDTHVLTDKELEALRFLRNQIVHGGQAPSVRDLQKQLKYQSPRAAAYILEKLESKGFIIRNGRGQIRLLKDLRETESHTQTVNVPLVGSAPCGAPVLAEENIDAMIPVSVQLAKRPHRYFLLRATGDSMNKAGIHDSNLVLVRQQQTASNGDIVVALIDGEATIKEFHRQPQAVILKPRSSNPKHKPIILTEDFQVLGVVQRVIDNSTLKL
- a CDS encoding AAA family ATPase translates to MAILKLEITNFRSMGDPGIAIEFADQTGLFALIGANNAGKSNVLDALALVIGVRSGKFYNYDIQVTDFHDQDQSKTIQIKLTLATPIEIRNVYQQKCFIDGFFLEAKSYASGQEKGRIHVDHYCFGRNAKGKTEMPLMDSDHIYKQKKNDEDEDIDNQRKPIPAKAYLSKVGQIFFLDIEHLESFFKVSGFGPLGRLFQLYRDDFQSDASMYRYKDGDQEKSISSKEAYKRAAERLVDVLRTSKLNEIEEALAQNISQYLGLNDPKATKLSLGLPSHDEIFDTITRLEIKESSQLQPIEVSKLGKGYLSLFRLAALSTLAQMTNRDQAIYIIEEPEIYLHPHLRRYCHRTLKKLANRGNTVILATHSEEFVDINDYKSIIRLTKSSICTHAFQVGASENLDFDKMKQKIKRKGNEELLFSSHALLTEGQDDQAVFLVALEKKGIEFDARSISVIDCDSKTQIPDYIKLCKALRIDYFVIFDTDRNNQCSAADAQKIVSVIEKSQVRHHAFPDTLESALGTTKQSSENWRHLLSVLGENDWPAIKSAHPEFATAVESFLSHLQG